In the genome of Rhodamnia argentea isolate NSW1041297 chromosome 3, ASM2092103v1, whole genome shotgun sequence, one region contains:
- the LOC125314372 gene encoding glucosamine 6-phosphate N-acetyltransferase-like produces the protein MQTGVPLNEACNLQVRKLEISDKSKGFVELLQQLTVCDAISDEDFQKQFQELSSLGDDHVICVIEDTSCGKIVATGSVFIEKKFIRNCGKVGHIEDVVVDRDSRGMQLGKKVLSFLTDHARSVGCYKVILDCRNENKAFYEKCGFKQKEIWMVKYFI, from the coding sequence ATGCAGACTGGGGTCCCACTAAATGAAGCATGTAATCTTCAAGTTCGGAAACTAGAGATCTCCGACAAAAGCAAAGGGTTTGTAGAGCTACTGCAGCAACTGACGGTTTGCGATGCTATCTCCGATGAGGATTTCCAAAAGCAGTTCCAAGAGCTCAGCTCTCTAGGCGATGACCATGTGATTTGTGTGATAGAGGATACTAGTTGTGGAAAGATAGTCGCTACTGGAAGTGTGTTCATCGAGAAGAAGTTTATAAGGAACTGCGGCAAGGTTGGCCATATTGAAGACGTGGTCGTCGATCGTGATTCTAGGGGGATGCAGTTAGGCAAgaaggttctttcttttctcactgATCATGCCCGATCTGTGGGTTGCTATAAGGTGATTCTTGACTGTAGAAATGAGAATAAAGCATTCTATGAGAAGTGTGGCTTCAAGCAGAAAGAAATTTGGATGGTCAAGTATTTCATCTAA